A portion of the Chloroflexota bacterium genome contains these proteins:
- the deoC gene encoding deoxyribose-phosphate aldolase, with protein MENLEALIARVTQEVLATLQGAPALETVKSEAQGLRAHTVLAAGQVVTARVEKAGAPLVQEVAALPENIARLIDHTLLKPEATAQQVVRLCEEAREYRFASVCINPWYVRLAADLLSDVDEVEVCTVVGFPLGATTPQVKAFEALQAIADGATEVDMVINIGALKSKRYDAVARDIRAVVRAVHGAGALVKVIIEAALLTDAEKIAACLLAKQAEADFVKTSTGFGPGGATVEDVALMRAVVGPEMGVKAAGGIRSYEAAQAMIAAGANRIGASAGVRIVAEASGAA; from the coding sequence ATGGAAAACCTGGAAGCCCTCATTGCTCGTGTGACCCAGGAAGTGCTGGCGACCTTGCAGGGCGCGCCGGCGTTGGAAACCGTGAAAAGCGAAGCCCAGGGCTTGCGTGCCCACACTGTGTTGGCTGCAGGCCAGGTGGTGACGGCTCGCGTGGAAAAGGCGGGCGCACCCTTGGTACAAGAAGTTGCAGCCCTTCCCGAAAACATTGCCCGGCTGATTGACCACACGCTTCTCAAGCCAGAGGCCACGGCGCAACAGGTGGTGCGTCTTTGTGAGGAAGCGCGGGAATATCGCTTTGCGTCGGTGTGCATCAATCCGTGGTATGTGCGCCTGGCCGCGGATTTGCTTTCCGATGTTGACGAAGTGGAAGTGTGCACGGTGGTGGGGTTCCCTCTGGGGGCGACCACGCCGCAGGTTAAAGCCTTTGAGGCGTTGCAAGCCATTGCCGACGGAGCGACCGAGGTAGATATGGTGATCAATATCGGCGCGCTCAAGAGCAAACGCTACGACGCGGTCGCGCGGGATATTCGGGCGGTGGTGCGGGCGGTGCACGGCGCAGGGGCGCTGGTGAAGGTCATTATTGAAGCGGCGCTGCTCACCGACGCAGAGAAAATCGCGGCCTGTTTGCTGGCAAAGCAGGCCGAGGCCGACTTTGTGAAAACTTCGACTGGCTTTGGGCCTGGGGGAGCAACGGTCGAAGATGTGGCGTTGATGCGGGCAGTGGTAGGCCCCGAAATGGGCGTCAAAGCGGCGGGGGGCATTCGCTCTTACGAAGCCGCGCAGGCCATGATTGCCGCGGGCGCGAATCGCATTGGGGCCAGCGCAGGCGTGCGCATTGTGGCCGAAGCCAGTGGCGCGGCATAA
- a CDS encoding YgiT-type zinc finger protein: MTTRDKTPHDVEYPCPKCRAGVLQPHELTYFTTVDGQMLVVPNFPAWVCDICGYVEYDERALGWLYTLLSPPMQHRPRRHATHSTRPRPEK, encoded by the coding sequence ATGACCACGAGGGACAAAACGCCGCACGACGTGGAATACCCCTGCCCGAAGTGCCGGGCGGGGGTGTTGCAGCCGCATGAATTGACTTATTTCACCACCGTCGACGGCCAAATGTTGGTGGTGCCGAACTTCCCGGCATGGGTGTGCGACATTTGTGGCTATGTGGAATACGATGAGCGGGCGTTAGGCTGGCTTTATACGCTGCTTTCGCCGCCCATGCAACACCGCCCGCGACGCCATGCTACACATTCCACCCGCCCGCGCCCCGAAAAATAG
- the lepB gene encoding signal peptidase I — translation MLPVCSYLYVERLTVSFSSSSPDATPPQDGVFPPVEQHPQKGRGCLRAFFRFVWEIIQTLLIAGLLYLGINAVTARVRVQGMSMRPTFKSGEFVLVYRLAYRFSEPQRGDIVIFHPQAFPNAPRHAPEDDYIKRIIGLPGETVRVEGGKVYVNGKPLNEPYIAEPPRYHGVWHVPPGEVFVLGDNRNNSTDSHVFGPVPINRIVGRAVLVYWPPEAVRVFHRPDYGLADGNAVK, via the coding sequence ATGCTGCCTGTTTGCAGTTATCTTTATGTTGAGAGGCTGACCGTGTCGTTTTCTTCCTCCTCCCCTGATGCCACACCCCCTCAAGATGGGGTGTTCCCGCCAGTGGAGCAACATCCTCAAAAGGGCCGGGGCTGCCTGCGTGCCTTTTTCCGCTTTGTGTGGGAAATTATTCAAACGCTGCTCATTGCCGGGTTGCTTTATTTGGGCATCAATGCTGTCACAGCCCGGGTGCGTGTGCAGGGCATGAGCATGCGCCCGACGTTCAAGAGCGGCGAGTTTGTGTTGGTCTATCGCCTGGCGTATCGCTTTTCTGAACCTCAGCGCGGGGATATCGTTATTTTCCACCCGCAAGCTTTCCCTAATGCACCACGCCATGCGCCGGAAGATGATTACATCAAGCGCATCATCGGCCTGCCGGGCGAAACGGTGCGCGTGGAGGGCGGCAAGGTGTATGTCAACGGTAAGCCCTTGAACGAGCCTTACATTGCCGAGCCACCACGTTATCACGGTGTGTGGCATGTGCCGCCGGGGGAGGTATTCGTTTTGGGCGACAACCGCAATAATTCCACCGATTCCCACGTTTTTGGGCCGGTGCCTATCAATCGCATTGTGGGACGGGCGGTGTTGGTATATTGGCCGCCGGAAGCCGTGCGCGTTTTCCACCGCCCTGATTATGGCTTGGCCGATGGGAATGCGGTAAAATAG
- a CDS encoding TIGR00159 family protein, which produces MSTWVANLLFLLQRFTWASAIDVLLVTLVFFVMLRWLRTTQAMALVRGLVALIILVVLLTSVINLPAFSWLLRATLPALILAIPVIFAPEIRQALERLGQAEMWFPRDRAAATASVTPKVVEAVERLAKRHHGALIVFQRVTPLGEYESTGVLLDAYVSPELLLQIFYPNTPLHDGAVIIAGNRIRAAACVLPLSSSGILTHSPERQMGLRHRAALGIAEVSDAVVVVVSEETGKISLAHDGRILHSLSPQRLQRLLTEFFPEKAQSRTVWQTLWDFVRRLMASPPAEDDA; this is translated from the coding sequence ATGTCCACCTGGGTCGCCAACCTGCTTTTCCTCTTGCAACGCTTTACGTGGGCCAGCGCCATTGACGTTTTGTTGGTGACGCTGGTGTTTTTCGTGATGCTGCGCTGGCTGCGCACCACTCAGGCCATGGCGTTGGTGCGGGGGTTGGTGGCGCTGATCATCCTGGTGGTGCTGTTGACCAGTGTGATCAACCTGCCTGCTTTTTCGTGGCTGTTGCGGGCGACATTGCCTGCTTTGATCCTTGCTATTCCAGTCATTTTTGCCCCCGAAATCCGGCAGGCGTTAGAGCGCCTGGGGCAGGCAGAGATGTGGTTTCCCCGCGACCGGGCTGCGGCTACGGCCAGTGTAACCCCCAAGGTGGTGGAAGCCGTGGAGCGGCTGGCAAAACGCCATCATGGGGCGCTGATTGTGTTCCAGCGGGTGACGCCGTTGGGCGAGTACGAGTCCACCGGGGTGCTATTGGATGCTTACGTCAGCCCCGAATTGCTCTTGCAGATTTTTTACCCCAATACCCCTTTGCACGACGGCGCGGTGATTATTGCGGGCAACCGCATCCGTGCCGCGGCCTGTGTGTTGCCTTTGTCTTCCAGCGGCATTTTGACCCATTCGCCGGAACGTCAGATGGGTTTGCGCCATCGCGCGGCTCTCGGAATTGCCGAGGTGAGCGACGCAGTGGTTGTGGTCGTTTCGGAAGAAACCGGCAAAATTTCACTGGCGCACGATGGGCGTATATTGCACAGCCTCTCGCCCCAACGCTTGCAGCGGCTGTTGACCGAGTTCTTCCCCGAGAAGGCCCAATCGCGTACGGTGTGGCAAACATTGTGGGATTTTGTCCGCCGGTTGATGGCTTCACCCCCTGCGGAGGATGACGCCTGA
- a CDS encoding ribosome biogenesis GTPase Der: MSRKSRPVVALVGRPNVGKSTLFNRLAGERLAVVDETPGTTRDRLVAETEWNGRMFDVVDTGGIDPTGVASPGKQPLSVGSAQFIREIRRQAQMAVEDADAVLFLVDVESGITPADREVADILRRYQKRRGGKPFPPIILAVNKCDTVERFAEAAQFYALGLGDPYPISALHGTGTGDMLDALVAVLPPAPVEEEEDESVAIAIVGKPNVGKSSLLNRLLGEERAIVSPIPGTTRDAVDTHLTYEGTPITLIDTAGIRRRGRIDPGVEKYSVLRSFRAIRRAEVALLVLDATTPISAQDAHIAGFILDAWKSVVVVVNKWDAVEKDTYTMQGYVQEIRRKLHFLDYVPILFVSAKTGQRVRTILPTALQVNEARFTRLPTSFVNRVLQEALDRHALPSKGGRLPKIYFGSQVAVAPPTFVLQVNDPKLVHFSYLRFLENRIREAYPFPGTPIRLIVRKKNK, translated from the coding sequence ATGAGTCGAAAATCGCGTCCCGTGGTTGCCCTGGTTGGACGGCCCAATGTAGGCAAAAGCACGCTCTTTAACCGGCTGGCCGGAGAGCGGCTGGCGGTGGTGGATGAAACCCCCGGCACGACCCGCGACCGCCTGGTCGCGGAAACCGAGTGGAACGGGCGGATGTTCGATGTCGTAGATACCGGCGGCATTGACCCCACGGGGGTGGCCTCGCCGGGCAAGCAACCGCTTTCGGTGGGGTCTGCGCAGTTCATCCGCGAAATTCGCCGTCAGGCGCAGATGGCCGTCGAAGATGCCGATGCGGTGCTGTTCCTGGTCGATGTGGAAAGCGGCATTACCCCTGCCGACCGCGAAGTGGCCGACATTTTGCGCCGTTATCAAAAACGGCGTGGGGGCAAACCTTTCCCGCCGATTATTCTGGCCGTCAATAAATGCGATACCGTGGAGCGCTTTGCCGAGGCGGCGCAATTCTACGCTTTGGGGCTGGGCGATCCGTACCCCATCTCGGCGCTTCATGGCACCGGCACTGGCGATATGCTCGACGCGCTGGTTGCTGTGCTTCCCCCTGCCCCCGTTGAGGAAGAGGAAGACGAAAGCGTCGCCATTGCCATCGTGGGTAAGCCCAACGTGGGCAAGTCGAGCCTGCTCAATCGCTTGCTGGGGGAAGAACGCGCCATTGTCAGCCCCATCCCAGGCACGACGCGCGACGCCGTAGATACTCACCTGACTTACGAAGGGACCCCGATCACCCTCATTGACACCGCGGGCATTCGCCGCCGTGGGCGCATTGACCCCGGTGTGGAAAAGTACAGCGTCTTGCGCTCATTCCGTGCCATCCGCCGCGCCGAGGTGGCTTTGCTGGTGCTGGATGCCACCACCCCTATCAGTGCGCAAGATGCCCACATTGCGGGCTTTATTCTGGATGCCTGGAAAAGCGTGGTGGTCGTGGTCAACAAGTGGGATGCGGTGGAAAAAGATACTTACACCATGCAGGGCTATGTGCAGGAAATTCGCCGCAAACTCCACTTTTTGGATTACGTTCCCATCCTCTTTGTCTCGGCGAAAACCGGCCAGCGTGTGCGCACCATTCTGCCGACGGCGCTGCAAGTCAACGAAGCCCGCTTCACCCGCCTGCCCACCTCTTTCGTCAATCGGGTTTTGCAGGAAGCCCTCGACCGCCATGCTTTGCCTTCCAAAGGCGGGCGGCTGCCGAAGATCTATTTTGGCTCGCAGGTCGCCGTAGCGCCGCCTACCTTTGTGCTGCAAGTCAATGACCCCAAACTGGTGCATTTCAGTTATTTGCGCTTTCTGGAAAACCGTATTCGGGAGGCTTACCCCTTCCCTGGAACGCCCATCCGGCTGATTGTGCGCAAGAAAAACAAATAA
- a CDS encoding EamA family transporter: protein MTPLLLGELAALAASVCFTFGPTLFTLAGREVGSLTTNRLRLLLGALYFGIIHWLVYGTPFPHARPDAVAYMLISGIIGLALSDAFLFEAFVLIGPRIALLVLNLSPALATAFAWIWLGERLSLSQIAAIAVVLGGVSWVVLERQSPDEEGHRQRQHNPRGLIFALIAAFVSALSILLSKMGLNTGLPTLSGATIRMFGGMLALWTWTVLAGKAIPTFATFRQHPKALRTVAIAVLIGPVLGMSLGLFAIKTIPVGIATTLSALPPILLLPVGHWFFHERITPRAILGTIIATAGVIWLLI from the coding sequence GTGACTCCTCTCCTGTTAGGCGAACTTGCTGCGCTCGCGGCTTCGGTGTGTTTTACTTTTGGCCCCACCCTTTTCACGTTAGCAGGGCGGGAAGTCGGTTCGTTGACCACCAACCGTTTACGGTTACTGCTGGGGGCACTTTACTTCGGCATCATCCACTGGTTGGTCTACGGCACACCCTTTCCCCATGCCCGCCCCGACGCCGTGGCCTACATGCTGATTTCCGGCATCATCGGGCTGGCGCTTTCCGACGCGTTCCTGTTCGAAGCCTTTGTGCTCATTGGGCCGCGCATTGCCTTGCTGGTGCTCAACCTCTCGCCGGCGCTGGCAACGGCCTTCGCCTGGATATGGCTCGGCGAGCGGCTCAGCCTTTCTCAGATCGCGGCTATTGCCGTGGTGTTGGGCGGGGTGAGTTGGGTGGTGCTGGAACGCCAGTCGCCCGACGAGGAAGGCCATCGCCAGCGTCAACACAACCCGCGGGGGTTGATCTTCGCCTTGATTGCTGCCTTCGTCAGCGCGCTGAGCATTCTGCTTTCTAAAATGGGGCTCAACACCGGCCTCCCCACCCTTTCAGGGGCTACCATCCGCATGTTTGGCGGTATGCTGGCCCTCTGGACATGGACCGTGCTTGCCGGGAAAGCCATCCCCACCTTCGCCACTTTCCGCCAGCACCCCAAAGCCTTGCGCACCGTCGCCATTGCCGTGCTCATCGGCCCGGTGCTGGGGATGTCGTTAGGGCTGTTTGCCATCAAAACCATTCCGGTGGGCATTGCCACCACCCTGAGCGCCCTGCCGCCCATTTTGCTGTTGCCGGTCGGCCACTGGTTCTTTCACGAGCGTATCACCCCCCGCGCAATCCTCGGCACCATCATCGCGACCGCGGGCGTCATCTGGCTGCTGATCTAA